The following are from one region of the Methylophilus sp. DW102 genome:
- a CDS encoding methyl-accepting chemotaxis protein, with protein sequence MTIAKRMYILIAVAALGLFTLATLSYFQTDRVFKYTNVANENAAPSIEALDDTLAEFELLNSLIWQHMLNTDNVKMQQIEKQVAEVHGDLMAALKKYDSLISDDKDKQLLQKDYEAIKSYDELGSSALTLSLSNKKTEARDVLLANQAVIEHVQKAIREHRAYNNQIAKQGAAAAVKVKQNALLMLIAIAGLSLAVVVSIGFYIKRSLFKQLGMEPADLTVIARNFVEGNLTQKIVLPEDDKTSVAYSIRVLQRTLDGLVQSLNYVSQQHDEGDIDCTVDQNRFKGGYAEMAAGINKMVAGHIAMNRSAIEVVKAFGDGNLDMPLEQFPGKKAFVNEAIEQVRTNIKRLVNDTDELVHAAVEGRLSTRADASKHQGDFRKIVQGVNETLDAVIDPLNVAAQYVSDISKGNIPAKITDHYNGDFNTIKDNLNQCIDAVNALISDADMLSQAAVDGRLTTRADASKHNGDFRKIVEGVNNTLDSVIGPLNVAANYVDRISKGDIPERITDHYNGDFNELKNNLNTCIEAVNLLVNDANQLAEAAKEGRITVRADVDKHNGDFRKIIAGVNNTLDMIVEPIIAVTEAVETITTAANEISSGNSDLSARTEQQASSLEETAASMEQLASTVKQNADNAKQANQLALTASGVAVKGGQVVNEVVATMSAINESAKKIEDIISVIDGIAFQTNILALNAAVEAARAGEQGRGFAVVAGEVRNLAQRSASAAKEIKELITDSVNKTTEGTKLVENAGNTMEEVVSSVQRVADIISEISAASTEQTTGIDQVNQAVTSMDETTQQNAALVEEAAAAAESLVDQANQLADVISQFKLEGKVNTGFTATLKSSSGSGGYSAPRPSADSRSGRVVPAPSGYVDKPQFSKSPPSTSRPSAKTGTDDSDWEEF encoded by the coding sequence ATGACCATTGCGAAGAGAATGTATATTCTGATTGCAGTTGCAGCGCTGGGGCTATTTACGCTAGCGACGCTCAGCTACTTTCAGACTGATCGTGTATTTAAATACACTAACGTTGCCAATGAAAATGCGGCACCCAGCATTGAGGCATTGGATGACACGCTCGCTGAGTTTGAGCTATTAAATAGCTTGATCTGGCAGCATATGCTGAATACAGACAACGTCAAAATGCAGCAGATTGAAAAGCAGGTTGCTGAGGTGCATGGTGATCTGATGGCTGCACTTAAAAAATACGACAGTCTGATCAGCGATGATAAAGACAAGCAGTTACTGCAAAAAGACTATGAGGCAATCAAGTCTTATGATGAGCTAGGTAGCAGCGCGCTGACGCTTTCGCTCTCTAACAAGAAAACAGAGGCCAGGGATGTGTTGCTGGCTAATCAGGCGGTGATTGAGCATGTTCAGAAAGCGATTCGTGAACACCGTGCCTACAATAATCAGATTGCTAAACAAGGCGCTGCTGCAGCGGTGAAGGTTAAGCAAAATGCATTGTTGATGCTGATTGCGATTGCCGGCCTCTCCTTGGCTGTCGTGGTTTCGATTGGTTTCTATATCAAACGCAGCCTGTTTAAGCAATTGGGTATGGAGCCTGCCGATTTAACTGTCATTGCACGCAACTTTGTAGAGGGCAATCTGACCCAGAAGATTGTGTTGCCTGAAGATGACAAAACCAGTGTTGCTTATTCTATCCGTGTACTGCAACGTACCCTGGATGGCCTGGTACAGTCATTGAACTATGTCAGCCAGCAGCATGATGAAGGCGATATTGATTGCACTGTTGATCAAAACCGCTTTAAAGGCGGCTACGCAGAAATGGCCGCCGGGATCAATAAAATGGTGGCTGGGCATATTGCCATGAACCGCAGTGCGATTGAAGTGGTGAAAGCGTTTGGCGATGGCAATCTGGATATGCCGTTGGAGCAATTCCCAGGCAAGAAAGCCTTTGTGAACGAAGCCATTGAGCAAGTGCGTACCAATATCAAGCGTCTGGTCAATGATACTGACGAGCTGGTGCATGCTGCCGTAGAAGGGCGTTTGTCCACCCGTGCGGATGCCAGCAAGCATCAAGGTGACTTCCGCAAGATTGTCCAGGGCGTGAACGAGACGCTGGATGCGGTGATTGACCCCCTCAACGTGGCGGCCCAATATGTGTCCGATATCTCCAAGGGCAATATCCCGGCCAAGATTACCGACCACTACAATGGTGACTTCAACACGATTAAAGACAACCTCAACCAGTGTATAGACGCCGTCAATGCGCTGATTAGCGATGCCGACATGCTGTCACAAGCCGCGGTCGATGGCAGACTCACCACCCGTGCCGATGCCAGCAAACATAATGGCGACTTCCGCAAGATCGTCGAAGGCGTCAACAACACCCTGGATTCCGTGATTGGACCATTGAACGTGGCTGCGAACTACGTAGACCGCATTTCCAAAGGCGATATTCCTGAGCGCATTACCGACCATTACAATGGCGACTTTAACGAGCTCAAGAACAACCTCAATACTTGTATTGAAGCGGTCAACCTGCTCGTTAATGACGCCAACCAACTGGCCGAAGCCGCAAAAGAAGGACGCATCACCGTGCGTGCTGATGTCGACAAACACAATGGCGACTTCCGCAAGATCATTGCAGGCGTGAACAACACGCTGGACATGATCGTAGAACCGATCATTGCAGTGACCGAAGCCGTCGAAACCATCACCACGGCCGCCAATGAAATCTCCAGCGGTAACTCAGACCTGTCTGCACGTACCGAGCAGCAAGCCTCCAGCCTGGAAGAAACTGCCGCCAGCATGGAACAACTGGCTTCGACCGTGAAACAGAACGCTGATAACGCCAAACAGGCCAACCAGCTGGCGCTGACCGCCTCAGGCGTTGCCGTCAAAGGTGGCCAAGTGGTGAACGAAGTGGTTGCCACCATGAGTGCGATCAACGAAAGTGCCAAGAAGATCGAAGACATTATTTCGGTGATTGACGGCATTGCCTTCCAGACCAACATCCTGGCGCTAAACGCAGCGGTAGAAGCGGCGCGTGCAGGTGAGCAGGGCAGAGGCTTTGCGGTGGTCGCGGGTGAAGTACGTAATCTGGCGCAACGCTCAGCCAGTGCGGCAAAAGAGATCAAGGAATTGATCACCGACTCTGTGAACAAGACCACCGAAGGCACCAAGCTGGTTGAGAATGCCGGTAACACCATGGAAGAAGTGGTTTCCTCAGTCCAGCGTGTGGCCGATATCATCAGTGAAATCTCAGCCGCATCTACCGAGCAGACCACCGGCATTGACCAGGTCAACCAGGCAGTGACCAGCATGGATGAAACCACCCAGCAGAACGCTGCCTTGGTTGAAGAAGCGGCTGCTGCGGCTGAATCGCTGGTCGATCAGGCCAACCAGCTGGCTGATGTGATTAGCCAGTTCAAGCTGGAAGGTAAAGTCAACACAGGGTTCACTGCAACGCTCAAATCTTCTTCTGGTAGTGGCGGATATTCAGCGCCAAGACCAAGTGCAGATTCGCGTTCGGGCAGAGTAGTGCCAGCCCCTTCAGGCTATGTCGATAAACCGCAGTTTTCAAAATCTCCACCGAGCACGTCAAGGCCGTCCGCCAAAACAGGCACTGACGATTCGGATTGGGAAGAGTTCTAA
- a CDS encoding PAS domain S-box protein, whose protein sequence is MRTWLGILKQWMTGSHHSQLSDLDLERLNRMEALHRVVAMIEYDLDGNVLDANQTFLDLTGYTRDEVLGQHHRMFLPLGNLDAPEHKQFWQKLCNGEAQTGQFKRLSKGNREDWIEGSFIPLKNQDGQVVKIVNYFSLITALKARELESQGQIDALNRVLGVIEFSLDGTILALNQNFARVTGYDAAEVVGKHHRIFMPHSEASSSDYIRFWQDLARGEFKSGIYKRIAKNGQEVWLQATYNPILDSDGKPLKIIKFATDITQQKARDLDLASQLSAIRQIMAVIEFDLQGNILDANDNFLNTVGYQKSAVVGKHHKMFVPSDVQQSTEYAQFWQKLAQGNTQAGVYQRVAANGNPLWLQASYNPILDLNGKPYKIVKYAIDVTEQRLRDIDNQWQMTAIQRSLGTIEFSLDGHITKVNANFMQVVGYQAAELIGKHHSMFMPLEERHAMEYKNFWHRLGRGEFMQGVFKRIDKHGQEIWLQASYNPVLDEHGKPIKVVKFATDITQQKRAETGLMEAVLSTEQLLEAAQHGDMTARIDLHGKTDQILSLSNGINRLMDRVSEILLQVKEATTTINSAANEISTGNIDLSTRTERQAHSLQETSSSMSQLAATVKQNAENALQANRMAEAASKVAERGGEVVNQVVDTMTAISQSARKIEDIISVIDGIAFQTNILALNAAVEAARAGEQGKGFAVVAGEVRNLAQRSASAAREIKDLIADSVNKTTEGTQLVEGAGQTMVEIVQSVKRVSDIISEISEASIEQTSGIDSVNQAITSMDDVTQQNAALVEEAAAAAESLVEQASQLSDLVADFNLYEATQNKATRPLSRTGTYN, encoded by the coding sequence ATGAGAACCTGGCTAGGCATACTCAAGCAATGGATGACTGGATCTCATCATTCTCAACTCAGTGATTTGGATCTAGAACGCTTGAACAGGATGGAGGCCCTCCATCGCGTCGTGGCGATGATCGAGTACGATTTAGATGGGAACGTGCTTGATGCCAATCAAACATTTTTAGACTTAACCGGTTATACGCGTGACGAAGTGCTCGGTCAGCATCATCGCATGTTCCTGCCATTGGGAAACCTTGATGCGCCAGAGCATAAGCAGTTTTGGCAAAAGCTTTGCAATGGAGAGGCTCAGACGGGCCAATTTAAACGCTTAAGCAAAGGAAACCGCGAAGATTGGATTGAAGGCAGCTTTATCCCGTTAAAAAACCAAGACGGGCAAGTGGTGAAAATCGTCAACTACTTTAGTCTCATCACCGCGCTTAAGGCACGTGAGCTTGAGAGCCAGGGCCAAATTGATGCCTTAAACCGGGTGCTTGGAGTCATTGAATTTTCGCTGGATGGCACGATTCTGGCATTGAATCAGAACTTTGCGCGGGTGACCGGTTACGATGCTGCTGAAGTGGTTGGTAAACATCATCGCATTTTCATGCCACACTCAGAAGCCAGCTCCTCGGACTACATCAGATTTTGGCAAGATCTTGCCAGAGGTGAGTTTAAATCGGGGATCTACAAACGCATTGCGAAAAATGGACAAGAGGTCTGGTTACAGGCGACCTATAATCCTATTTTAGACAGTGACGGCAAGCCGTTGAAGATCATTAAATTTGCTACTGATATCACACAGCAAAAGGCGCGAGACTTAGACTTGGCCAGCCAGTTGTCCGCCATTCGGCAAATCATGGCTGTGATTGAGTTTGACCTGCAAGGCAATATTCTGGATGCCAATGATAACTTCTTAAATACTGTTGGTTATCAGAAAAGCGCTGTTGTGGGCAAGCATCATAAAATGTTTGTTCCGAGCGACGTTCAACAATCCACTGAGTATGCGCAATTTTGGCAAAAGCTGGCTCAAGGAAACACACAAGCGGGTGTTTATCAACGTGTCGCGGCGAATGGCAACCCACTATGGTTGCAAGCCAGCTACAATCCGATTTTAGACTTGAATGGCAAGCCCTACAAAATAGTCAAGTATGCGATTGATGTGACTGAGCAGCGCCTGCGTGATATCGATAACCAATGGCAAATGACCGCTATCCAACGCTCATTAGGAACGATAGAGTTTTCGCTGGATGGTCATATTACTAAAGTGAACGCAAATTTCATGCAAGTCGTGGGTTATCAAGCGGCGGAACTGATTGGCAAACATCACAGTATGTTTATGCCACTGGAAGAGCGTCATGCAATGGAGTATAAAAACTTTTGGCATCGCCTTGGTCGCGGCGAATTCATGCAGGGTGTGTTTAAACGGATAGATAAACACGGCCAGGAAATTTGGCTCCAAGCGAGTTATAACCCTGTGCTTGATGAGCATGGGAAACCCATCAAGGTTGTGAAGTTTGCAACAGATATTACTCAGCAGAAACGTGCTGAAACAGGCTTGATGGAGGCCGTGCTATCTACTGAGCAATTACTGGAAGCGGCACAGCACGGAGACATGACCGCACGCATAGACTTGCATGGTAAAACGGATCAGATACTTAGTTTGTCCAACGGTATCAATCGCTTAATGGACCGTGTGTCTGAAATTCTGTTGCAAGTCAAAGAGGCCACCACCACGATCAATAGTGCAGCCAATGAAATTTCAACGGGCAATATTGATTTATCTACGCGCACAGAAAGACAAGCGCACAGCTTGCAGGAAACCTCCTCCAGTATGAGCCAACTGGCTGCAACGGTGAAGCAAAATGCTGAGAATGCATTGCAGGCCAACCGAATGGCAGAGGCGGCTTCCAAAGTGGCTGAGCGTGGTGGGGAAGTAGTGAATCAGGTCGTGGATACCATGACTGCGATCAGTCAAAGCGCGCGTAAGATTGAAGATATCATTTCAGTGATTGATGGGATTGCCTTCCAAACTAATATTCTGGCATTGAATGCGGCGGTTGAGGCTGCGCGTGCTGGCGAACAAGGTAAAGGGTTTGCTGTTGTGGCTGGAGAGGTGCGTAATCTGGCACAACGCTCTGCAAGTGCTGCCAGAGAAATCAAGGATCTGATTGCTGACTCTGTCAATAAAACCACGGAAGGTACACAACTGGTCGAAGGTGCCGGTCAAACCATGGTGGAGATTGTGCAGTCAGTCAAGCGCGTCAGCGATATTATCAGTGAAATTTCTGAAGCCTCGATTGAACAAACCTCAGGAATTGATAGTGTTAACCAAGCCATCACTAGCATGGACGATGTGACGCAGCAAAATGCAGCGTTAGTTGAAGAGGCGGCGGCCGCAGCCGAGTCTTTAGTTGAACAAGCCAGCCAATTGTCTGATCTGGTGGCTGATTTCAATCTGTATGAAGCAACTCAAAACAAAGCCACACGACCTCTATCCCGAACAGGTACTTACAATTGA
- a CDS encoding methyl-accepting chemotaxis protein, producing the protein MKINLPVTQKEIELKEDASIVSKTDLKGAITYINREFIEISGFSEAELIGKNHNIIRHPDMPAAAFEDLWRTVKAGKPWNGMVKNRCKNGDHYWVEANVAPIREGAKVIGYMSVRNKVSRVQIEQAEKLYQQMRDGNLPQPGWGEKLAAKVHDLPIFYKLSAAMLTPVAVVSSVGFYRHDPGAWVGMGMGIAAALVAGGIFSLKLKKSMAVMAHAIEGLAGGELNLKIDTRGNDEFGSLMKTLKSMQIKVGFDVNDSRKMAEEAGRLQTALDQSATAFSYSDSQHQLQYMNAAARSLWQQLVEEIAKEQPGFTLEKMFGNAISSYLPEAYRAAFAEVSKIPRVIEFAAYGKKIQATIVSVYTAKGEYLGRMTQWDDKTAEDIGQQEVFRLVREASAGNLRQRVDLAKLPEGFVLEIGKGINQILDALINPLNVAAKYVEDISKGHIPAKITDTYQGDFNTLKNNLNQCIDALSTLIAEMNHMSAEHDAGDIDVEIDVTKFDGAYRTMAGGINQMVGGHIAVKKKAMACMQGLGEGNFDTPLERFPGKKAFINDTIEQVRANLKALNTDTSMLAEAARDGRISVRADAARHPGDYRNIIDGINNTLDLIVGPISAVTEAVETITTAANEISSGNSDLSARTEQQASSLEETAASMEELASTVKQNAENAKQANQMALSASSVAAKGGEVVDEVVATMSAINESAKKIEDIISVIDGIAFQTNILALNAAVEAARAGEQGRGFAVVAGEVRSLAQRSSTAAREIKELITDSVNKTAEGTRQVEHAGTTMQEVVSSVQRVADIISEISAASIEQTTGIDQVNEAVTSMDETTQQNAALVEQAAAAAESLVDQANHLAQAISHFKVDSGRSTAGHQAMRRTGTHG; encoded by the coding sequence ATGAAAATCAACTTGCCCGTGACACAAAAAGAGATTGAACTCAAAGAGGATGCCTCTATTGTGTCCAAGACGGATTTAAAAGGGGCCATCACCTATATCAATCGTGAGTTTATTGAAATCAGCGGCTTCAGTGAGGCGGAGCTGATAGGTAAAAATCACAATATTATCCGTCACCCGGACATGCCAGCAGCGGCGTTTGAGGATTTGTGGCGGACGGTGAAAGCAGGGAAGCCCTGGAACGGTATGGTGAAAAATCGCTGTAAAAATGGTGACCACTACTGGGTAGAAGCGAATGTGGCCCCCATCCGTGAAGGCGCTAAGGTGATAGGGTATATGTCTGTTCGCAACAAAGTGAGCCGCGTACAGATTGAGCAGGCTGAAAAACTGTATCAACAGATGCGTGACGGCAACCTCCCGCAACCTGGCTGGGGTGAAAAACTGGCCGCAAAAGTACATGACCTGCCGATTTTCTACAAGCTGTCAGCAGCTATGCTGACCCCGGTGGCTGTTGTTTCTTCAGTGGGCTTTTATCGTCATGATCCTGGCGCATGGGTAGGCATGGGGATGGGGATCGCGGCTGCATTGGTGGCTGGCGGCATTTTCTCGCTAAAACTGAAAAAGTCGATGGCTGTGATGGCACATGCGATTGAAGGCTTGGCTGGTGGCGAGTTGAATCTCAAGATTGATACGCGTGGCAACGACGAATTTGGCAGTTTGATGAAGACACTGAAGTCCATGCAAATCAAGGTGGGGTTTGATGTCAACGATTCTAGGAAAATGGCTGAAGAGGCGGGTCGTCTGCAAACCGCGCTGGATCAAAGTGCCACCGCCTTTTCCTACAGCGACAGTCAACATCAATTGCAATATATGAATGCTGCGGCCCGTAGCCTTTGGCAACAGCTGGTAGAAGAGATTGCCAAAGAACAGCCAGGGTTTACCTTGGAAAAGATGTTTGGGAATGCGATTTCCAGTTATTTACCTGAGGCTTACCGCGCGGCATTTGCCGAAGTTTCCAAGATACCTCGGGTGATTGAATTTGCTGCTTATGGCAAAAAAATTCAAGCGACCATTGTTTCAGTGTATACCGCCAAGGGCGAATATCTGGGCCGTATGACGCAGTGGGATGATAAAACCGCTGAAGACATTGGTCAGCAAGAAGTCTTCCGCTTGGTGCGTGAAGCTTCTGCGGGCAACCTGAGACAACGTGTAGATCTGGCAAAACTGCCTGAAGGCTTTGTGCTTGAAATCGGTAAAGGCATTAACCAGATTCTGGATGCCTTGATTAATCCGCTCAATGTCGCCGCCAAATATGTTGAAGACATTTCCAAAGGCCATATCCCGGCAAAAATCACGGATACTTATCAGGGTGACTTTAATACCTTAAAAAACAACCTGAACCAGTGTATCGATGCCTTGAGTACCCTGATCGCTGAAATGAACCACATGAGTGCCGAGCACGATGCAGGTGACATTGATGTTGAGATCGATGTCACTAAATTTGATGGCGCTTATCGCACCATGGCTGGTGGCATCAACCAAATGGTGGGCGGCCACATTGCGGTCAAGAAAAAAGCTATGGCCTGCATGCAGGGACTGGGCGAAGGCAACTTTGATACTCCACTGGAAAGATTCCCAGGCAAAAAAGCCTTTATCAATGACACCATCGAGCAGGTGCGTGCCAATTTGAAAGCCTTAAATACAGACACTAGCATGTTAGCCGAGGCCGCCAGAGATGGTCGCATCAGTGTCCGTGCGGATGCGGCGCGGCACCCTGGCGATTACCGTAATATTATTGATGGTATCAACAATACGCTGGATCTGATTGTTGGACCGATTAGTGCGGTGACTGAGGCGGTGGAAACAATCACGACCGCAGCCAATGAAATCTCCAGCGGTAACTCTGATCTGTCTGCCCGTACCGAACAGCAAGCCTCCAGCCTTGAAGAAACGGCGGCCAGTATGGAAGAACTTGCTTCTACGGTTAAACAAAATGCCGAGAATGCCAAACAGGCCAATCAGATGGCGCTGTCAGCCTCTAGTGTTGCAGCCAAAGGGGGCGAAGTGGTGGATGAAGTCGTCGCAACCATGAGCGCGATTAATGAAAGCGCCAAGAAGATTGAGGACATCATCTCAGTCATTGATGGGATTGCTTTCCAGACCAACATCCTGGCGTTAAATGCGGCGGTTGAGGCCGCCCGTGCAGGTGAGCAGGGCAGAGGGTTTGCCGTGGTGGCCGGTGAGGTGCGCAGTTTGGCGCAACGCTCCTCGACAGCGGCGCGAGAAATCAAGGAGCTGATTACGGACTCTGTCAATAAAACGGCGGAAGGTACCCGTCAAGTAGAGCATGCAGGGACCACCATGCAGGAGGTCGTCAGTTCTGTACAGCGGGTCGCCGATATTATCAGTGAAATTTCCGCAGCTTCTATTGAGCAGACCACGGGGATTGATCAGGTCAACGAAGCGGTGACCAGTATGGATGAAACCACACAGCAAAACGCAGCGCTTGTAGAACAAGCGGCGGCGGCGGCTGAATCCTTGGTGGATCAAGCCAATCATTTGGCTCAAGCGATCAGCCATTTTAAAGTGGACAGTGGCCGTTCTACAGCGGGGCATCAAGCCATGCGCAGAACCGGCACGCATGGCTAA
- a CDS encoding methyl-accepting chemotaxis protein, which yields MRVKKSLMVGFGSMILLMAGLTVIGIDRVREIDNTLTEINDVNSVKQRYAINFRGSVHDRAISLRDVTLEASSAEVDKSISDIRRLAVAYEESAAKLDAIFKEDAAVTADEKEILTHIKSIEAKTLPVIERVIALRHAGDEEQAKSLLMREAKPLFVEWLKTINQFIDYQEALNKTASAQAKSVASGFSVLMQIALGIAILIAGWMAIAISKSLLNRLGADPLELTEFAKKIGEGDSDFAVPLAEHDQGSVAYQLQRMRQHVLKVISEMKDVAHAQANGEIDRRIHSAQHQGMFKDMAEGVNQMLDDQHASTRKVMAVINGFGNGDFGIPLETFKGKKAEINRDIEQVRANLTNIISDLNQMSAAHRQGNISYFIDPAKYNGHFSALAEGVNGMVQEYIEENKTVTDCILQFGEGNFSATIKEFPGEKAFINKSVKKIGGNLKGLIDSVNWVSNAHEQGEIDALLRDDMFRGDFSTLAKSVNNMVTGLLEMNQQSMQVVKGFGEGNFDIPLQRWPGKKGEINDKVEQVRANLKGLIGDINGLTEAAGEGRISVRADASQHKGDFRKIVEGVNHTLDMIVEPIIAVTEAVETITTAANEISSGNADLSARTEQQASSLEQTAASMEELASTVKQNADNAKQANQLALTASGVAVKGGQVVNEVVATMSAINESAKKIEDIISVIDGIAFQTNILALNAAVEAARAGEQGRGFAVVAGEVRNLAQRSASAAKEIKELIADSVNKTTEGTKLVENAGSTMDEVVSSVQRVADIISEISAASIEQTTGIDQVNQAVTSMDETTQQNAALVEEAAAAAESLVDQANQLADVVSQFKLERGAGSGFTASPKSQAKGSVSSTPRTMPQHGSGRPVPAPSGYVDKPQRAQATASPPRVSAKTGTDNSDWEEF from the coding sequence ATGAGAGTAAAGAAAAGCCTGATGGTCGGGTTTGGTAGCATGATTCTGCTGATGGCAGGATTAACTGTTATTGGGATTGACCGTGTGCGTGAAATCGACAATACGCTAACCGAAATCAATGATGTGAACAGCGTTAAGCAGCGCTATGCCATTAACTTTCGCGGCAGCGTGCATGACCGGGCGATTAGTTTACGTGATGTGACCCTGGAGGCATCCAGTGCTGAAGTGGACAAGTCCATCAGTGATATCCGCCGATTGGCGGTTGCTTATGAAGAGAGTGCGGCCAAGCTGGATGCTATTTTTAAAGAGGATGCGGCTGTTACGGCAGATGAAAAAGAAATTCTCACGCACATCAAGTCTATCGAAGCCAAAACATTACCGGTAATTGAGCGTGTGATTGCATTACGCCATGCAGGTGATGAGGAGCAAGCGAAAAGTCTGTTAATGCGTGAAGCCAAGCCCTTGTTTGTAGAGTGGCTCAAAACCATTAACCAGTTTATTGATTATCAGGAGGCATTAAACAAAACGGCTTCAGCGCAAGCCAAGTCTGTCGCTTCCGGGTTTTCCGTACTGATGCAAATTGCACTGGGGATTGCCATTCTTATCGCTGGATGGATGGCTATTGCAATCTCTAAATCCCTGCTTAACCGTTTAGGTGCAGATCCGTTGGAACTCACTGAGTTTGCCAAAAAAATTGGTGAAGGGGATTCTGACTTTGCCGTACCGCTGGCTGAACATGACCAAGGCAGTGTTGCCTACCAGCTACAACGCATGCGGCAACATGTGCTAAAAGTGATCAGCGAAATGAAGGATGTCGCGCATGCGCAAGCCAATGGTGAGATTGATCGCCGTATCCACAGTGCCCAGCATCAAGGTATGTTTAAAGACATGGCCGAAGGGGTCAATCAAATGCTGGATGATCAACATGCCTCGACCCGCAAGGTGATGGCTGTAATCAACGGCTTTGGAAATGGCGACTTTGGCATTCCGCTTGAGACATTCAAAGGGAAAAAAGCCGAGATCAACCGCGATATTGAGCAAGTCAGAGCCAATTTGACCAATATCATTTCCGATTTAAACCAGATGTCTGCTGCGCATCGCCAGGGCAATATCAGCTATTTTATTGATCCTGCCAAATATAATGGCCACTTCAGCGCCTTGGCTGAAGGTGTGAACGGCATGGTGCAGGAGTATATCGAAGAAAATAAAACCGTGACCGATTGTATTTTGCAATTTGGTGAAGGTAATTTCTCCGCCACCATCAAGGAATTCCCCGGCGAAAAAGCGTTTATCAACAAGAGCGTCAAGAAAATTGGCGGCAACCTCAAAGGCTTGATTGATTCGGTGAACTGGGTCAGTAATGCGCATGAGCAAGGTGAAATTGATGCCTTGCTACGTGATGACATGTTTAGAGGCGATTTCAGTACGCTGGCCAAGTCTGTCAACAACATGGTGACTGGCTTGTTGGAAATGAACCAGCAATCCATGCAGGTGGTGAAGGGCTTTGGCGAAGGTAACTTCGACATTCCGCTTCAGCGCTGGCCAGGTAAAAAAGGCGAGATCAACGACAAGGTTGAGCAAGTTCGCGCAAACCTGAAAGGGTTGATTGGTGACATCAATGGCTTAACCGAAGCGGCAGGCGAAGGCCGTATTTCTGTACGGGCCGACGCCAGCCAGCATAAGGGCGATTTCCGCAAAATTGTTGAAGGCGTTAACCACACCCTGGACATGATTGTAGAGCCGATCATTGCGGTGACTGAAGCCGTCGAAACCATCACCACTGCGGCCAATGAAATTTCCAGCGGTAATGCTGATCTTTCAGCCCGTACCGAACAACAGGCTTCCAGCCTGGAGCAAACGGCGGCAAGTATGGAGGAGTTGGCATCCACGGTTAAACAGAATGCCGACAACGCCAAACAAGCTAACCAGCTGGCACTGACAGCCTCTGGTGTCGCGGTTAAAGGTGGCCAGGTGGTGAATGAAGTGGTTGCCACCATGAGTGCGATTAACGAAAGTGCCAAGAAGATCGAAGACATTATTTCGGTCATTGACGGCATTGCCTTCCAGACCAACATCCTGGCCTTGAACGCAGCGGTAGAAGCCGCGCGAGCAGGGGAACAGGGTAGAGGCTTCGCCGTGGTCGCAGGTGAGGTGCGTAACCTGGCCCAGCGTTCAGCCAGTGCTGCGAAAGAGATTAAAGAGCTGATTGCAGACTCTGTGAATAAAACCACTGAAGGCACCAAGCTGGTCGAAAATGCCGGTAGCACGATGGACGAGGTGGTCTCCTCTGTGCAACGCGTGGCTGACATTATCAGTGAAATCTCTGCTGCCTCTATTGAGCAAACCACCGGCATTGATCAGGTAAACCAGGCAGTGACCAGCATGGATGAAACCACGCAACAGAATGCAGCCTTGGTTGAAGAAGCGGCCGCTGCGGCAGAATCCCTGGTCGATCAGGCCAACCAGCTGGCGGATGTGGTCAGCCAGTTCAAGCTGGAGAGGGGCGCGGGATCAGGCTTTACCGCCTCACCTAAGTCTCAAGCCAAAGGGAGTGTTTCTTCAACACCGCGAACCATGCCCCAGCATGGCTCGGGACGACCGGTTCCAGCCCCCTCCGGCTATGTGGATAAACCCCAGCGTGCTCAAGCGACGGCCAGTCCACCTAGGGTCAGTGCCAAAACCGGCACGGATAATTCGGATTGGGAAGAGTTTTGA